In one Aquisalimonas asiatica genomic region, the following are encoded:
- a CDS encoding DUF429 domain-containing protein, which yields MTDHPVVAGVDGCRGGWLCVWGPADEPASLRAALIDHPGGIATLTPAPSVVGADVPIGLAEASPRGCDLAARARLGRPRGSSVFPAPIRPMLTAADYPTACAIGRARAGRALSRQAWNIVPLIHAMDRFLQRDTQWRERVYEVHPELSFALWNGGTPMRHNKKRSPGRQERIALIERDLPGALEATQDALSGQRYAADDLLDALAALWSAARIARGEAVAFPETVETDECGLPMVIRA from the coding sequence GTGACGGACCACCCCGTCGTCGCTGGCGTGGACGGCTGCCGTGGCGGCTGGCTGTGCGTATGGGGCCCTGCGGACGAGCCGGCATCGCTGCGGGCGGCGCTGATCGACCATCCCGGCGGGATCGCCACCCTGACCCCGGCCCCGTCGGTGGTGGGTGCCGACGTCCCCATCGGCCTCGCCGAGGCATCCCCACGCGGCTGCGACCTGGCCGCCCGGGCACGGCTGGGACGTCCGCGCGGGAGCAGCGTCTTCCCGGCACCGATCCGGCCCATGCTGACCGCAGCGGATTACCCGACGGCCTGCGCCATTGGCCGCGCCCGCGCCGGGCGGGCCCTGTCGCGACAGGCCTGGAACATCGTGCCCCTGATCCATGCCATGGACCGCTTCCTGCAGCGGGACACCCAGTGGCGCGAGCGGGTCTACGAGGTGCACCCGGAGCTCAGCTTTGCCCTCTGGAACGGGGGCACGCCCATGCGTCACAACAAGAAACGCTCGCCGGGCCGGCAGGAGCGGATCGCGCTCATCGAACGGGATCTTCCGGGTGCGCTGGAGGCGACGCAGGACGCGCTGTCAGGCCAGCGGTACGCCGCGGACGATCTGCTGGATGCACTCGCGGCACTCTGGAGCGCGGCACGCATCGCGCGGGGCGAGGCAGTGGCGTTTCCGGAGACGGTGGAGACGGATGAGTGCGGATTGCCGATGGTGATCCGGGCTTGA
- a CDS encoding 3-hydroxyacyl-CoA dehydrogenase NAD-binding domain-containing protein, whose amino-acid sequence MSDAVSYQLKDGVGVITVNNPPVNALGQAVRAGLKEGLEKGLADDGARALVVIGGGRTFPAGADIREFGKPPQDPSLPDVIDAYENSDKLVVAAIHGTALGGGLEVALGCDYRVAVKSGAVGLPEVKLGLLPGAGGTQRLPRLAGPKAALEMITAGNPVKAPKAQDMGIIDAIVGDDLEAEAIAYAKKLVADGAPRRRICDMEAKAESPSLFEEFEKGLQKKARGFLAPFHCLKAVKAAVDLPFQDGLKRERELFQELMESPQSKAQRHVFFAEREVAKVPGVSKDTPKREVKKVGIVGAGTMGGGIAMNFANAGIPVIIKEVKQEALDKGLATIRKNYESTAKKGRISMDDVEKRMSLLSGTLDYDDFKDVDLVIEAVFESMDVKQDVFETLDKVCKQGAILASNTSTLDVNRIASFTSRPEDVCGMHFFSPANVMKLLENVRGDKTSDDVVATIMDIGKKIGKVAVCVGVCDGFVGNRMLHKRQAEAVALVEEGASPEQVDKVIYDLGFPMGPFAMSDLAGLDIGYSIRLERRKAGDPDAQELTWLDKLAEKGRYGQKTQAGVYKYEEGDRTPKPDPVTAEVIEQHRKDKGITPRDVSDQEVLERCMYVMVNEGSKILEEGIAARALDVDIVWIYGYGFPVYRGGTMFWADQVGVKEIFDRVSQFYKEQGGEQWKPSPLLEQLAKEGKGFHDAK is encoded by the coding sequence ATGAGCGACGCAGTCAGTTACCAGTTGAAGGATGGCGTGGGCGTCATCACCGTGAACAATCCGCCGGTGAACGCCCTTGGGCAGGCCGTGCGCGCCGGGCTCAAGGAAGGGCTGGAGAAGGGGCTGGCCGACGACGGCGCCCGGGCGTTGGTGGTCATTGGCGGCGGGCGCACGTTCCCGGCCGGTGCCGACATCCGCGAGTTCGGCAAGCCGCCGCAGGATCCGAGCCTGCCCGACGTCATCGACGCCTACGAGAACAGCGACAAGCTGGTGGTTGCCGCGATTCACGGCACTGCCCTGGGTGGTGGCCTGGAAGTCGCCCTGGGTTGCGACTACCGCGTGGCGGTCAAGTCCGGCGCCGTCGGCCTGCCGGAAGTCAAGCTGGGCCTGCTGCCCGGCGCCGGCGGCACCCAGCGGCTGCCGCGTCTGGCCGGCCCGAAGGCGGCTCTGGAGATGATTACCGCCGGCAACCCGGTGAAGGCGCCAAAGGCCCAGGACATGGGCATCATCGACGCCATCGTCGGTGACGACCTCGAGGCCGAGGCCATCGCCTATGCCAAAAAGCTGGTGGCCGACGGCGCCCCGCGGCGGCGCATCTGCGACATGGAGGCCAAGGCCGAGTCGCCGAGCCTGTTCGAGGAGTTCGAGAAGGGCCTGCAGAAGAAGGCCCGCGGCTTCCTGGCACCGTTCCACTGCCTCAAGGCGGTCAAGGCCGCGGTGGATCTGCCCTTCCAGGACGGCCTCAAGCGTGAGCGCGAGCTGTTCCAGGAGCTGATGGAATCGCCCCAGTCCAAGGCCCAGCGGCACGTCTTCTTTGCCGAGCGCGAAGTGGCGAAGGTCCCCGGTGTGAGCAAGGACACCCCCAAGCGCGAGGTGAAGAAGGTCGGTATCGTCGGCGCCGGCACCATGGGCGGCGGCATCGCCATGAACTTCGCCAACGCCGGTATCCCGGTGATCATCAAGGAAGTGAAGCAGGAAGCCCTGGACAAGGGCCTGGCCACCATCCGGAAGAACTACGAGAGCACCGCCAAGAAGGGCCGCATCTCCATGGACGACGTGGAGAAGCGCATGAGCCTGCTGTCCGGCACCCTCGACTACGATGACTTCAAGGACGTGGACCTGGTCATCGAGGCGGTGTTCGAGAGCATGGACGTGAAACAGGACGTCTTCGAGACCCTGGACAAGGTCTGCAAGCAGGGTGCGATTCTCGCCAGCAACACCTCCACCCTGGACGTGAACCGGATCGCCTCGTTCACCAGCCGGCCTGAAGACGTCTGCGGCATGCACTTCTTCAGCCCCGCCAACGTCATGAAACTGCTGGAGAACGTGCGCGGCGACAAGACCTCCGACGACGTGGTCGCCACGATCATGGATATCGGCAAGAAGATCGGCAAGGTGGCCGTTTGTGTCGGCGTGTGCGACGGTTTCGTCGGCAACCGCATGCTGCACAAGCGCCAGGCCGAGGCCGTGGCCCTGGTGGAAGAGGGTGCCAGCCCCGAGCAGGTGGACAAGGTCATCTACGATCTGGGCTTCCCCATGGGGCCGTTCGCCATGTCCGACCTGGCCGGCCTGGACATCGGCTACAGCATCCGCCTGGAGCGCCGCAAGGCCGGTGACCCGGACGCCCAGGAGCTGACCTGGCTGGACAAGCTCGCCGAGAAAGGCCGCTACGGCCAGAAGACCCAGGCGGGCGTCTACAAGTACGAAGAGGGTGACCGGACGCCCAAGCCGGACCCGGTGACCGCCGAGGTGATCGAGCAGCACCGCAAGGACAAGGGCATCACGCCCCGCGACGTGAGCGACCAGGAAGTCCTGGAGCGGTGCATGTACGTCATGGTCAACGAAGGCTCCAAGATCCTGGAAGAGGGCATCGCCGCCCGCGCCCTGGACGTGGACATCGTCTGGATCTACGGCTACGGCTTCCCGGTCTACCGCGGCGGCACCATGTTCTGGGCCGACCAGGTGGGCGTGAAGGAGATCTTCGATCGCGTCAGTCAGTTCTACAAGGAGCAGGGCGGCGAGCAGTGGAAGCCGTCACCGCTGCTGGAGCAGCTGGCGAAGGAAGGCAAGGGCTTTCACGACGCCAAGTAA
- a CDS encoding NAD-dependent succinate-semialdehyde dehydrogenase → MSLSLNDSQLLKTQAYIGGEWAPATSSATFDVINPATGDVLASVPDMNAADTKQAIAAAEQAWPEWRAMSARKRSKLLRKWYDLITQHSDDLAQLLTAEQGKPHAEAKGEVLGGAAYVEWFAEEAKRIEGDLLSPQGPGQRELVVKQPVGVVAAITPWNFPSSMITRKVSPALAAGCPVVIKPAEDTPLSALALAELAHRAGIPAGVVNVVTASHGAEVGGELATSATVRKLSFTGSTAVGKLLMSQASDTVKKVSLELGGNAPFLVFEDADLDAAVQAATMMKFINSGQTCICVNRLMVHENVYDAFMEKFTAAVDQLNVGNGAEKGVTTGPLINDKGLEKVEGLVKDALGSGAKAVRGGQRHDLGRTFYEPTVLADVNPDMACFGNEIFGPVAPVYRFSSEEEAVRLANDTPYGLAAYYFTRDPGRMWRVGEALEYGMVACNTARFVHEGMPFGGFKESGIGREGSKYGIDEYLEMKFLCMGGL, encoded by the coding sequence GTGAGTCTCTCGTTGAACGATTCCCAGCTACTCAAGACCCAGGCGTACATCGGTGGCGAATGGGCGCCGGCCACCAGCAGCGCCACGTTTGATGTGATCAACCCGGCCACCGGCGATGTCCTTGCCAGCGTTCCCGACATGAATGCTGCCGACACCAAACAGGCCATCGCCGCCGCCGAGCAGGCGTGGCCGGAGTGGCGGGCCATGAGCGCGCGCAAGCGTTCGAAGCTGCTGCGCAAGTGGTACGACCTCATCACCCAACACAGTGACGACCTTGCCCAGCTCCTGACTGCGGAGCAGGGCAAGCCCCACGCCGAAGCGAAGGGTGAAGTGCTTGGCGGAGCGGCCTACGTGGAGTGGTTCGCCGAGGAGGCGAAGCGCATCGAAGGGGATCTGCTCTCGCCCCAGGGGCCGGGCCAGCGTGAGCTGGTGGTGAAGCAGCCCGTGGGCGTGGTGGCCGCCATTACGCCGTGGAACTTCCCCTCTTCCATGATTACCCGCAAGGTCTCCCCGGCGCTCGCCGCCGGTTGCCCGGTGGTGATCAAGCCGGCGGAAGACACGCCGCTCTCCGCCCTGGCCCTGGCCGAGCTTGCCCATCGCGCCGGCATTCCCGCGGGTGTCGTGAATGTGGTCACCGCGAGCCACGGCGCCGAGGTGGGCGGGGAGCTGGCCACCAGCGCCACCGTGCGCAAGCTCTCGTTCACCGGCTCCACTGCCGTGGGCAAGCTGCTCATGAGTCAGGCCTCGGATACCGTGAAGAAGGTCAGCCTGGAGCTGGGCGGTAATGCGCCCTTCCTGGTATTCGAGGATGCGGATCTGGATGCCGCCGTGCAGGCCGCCACCATGATGAAGTTCATCAACAGCGGCCAGACCTGCATCTGCGTGAACCGTCTGATGGTGCACGAGAATGTCTACGACGCCTTCATGGAGAAGTTCACCGCCGCGGTGGACCAGCTCAACGTCGGTAACGGTGCCGAGAAGGGTGTCACCACGGGCCCGCTCATCAACGACAAGGGCCTGGAGAAGGTCGAGGGGCTGGTCAAGGATGCCCTGGGCAGCGGCGCCAAAGCGGTTCGCGGCGGACAGCGGCACGACCTGGGCCGGACCTTCTACGAGCCCACGGTACTCGCCGACGTGAATCCCGACATGGCCTGTTTCGGCAACGAGATCTTCGGCCCGGTGGCGCCGGTCTACCGCTTCAGTTCCGAGGAAGAGGCCGTTCGCCTCGCCAACGACACCCCCTACGGCCTCGCCGCCTACTACTTCACCCGCGACCCCGGCCGCATGTGGCGCGTGGGCGAGGCGCTGGAGTACGGCATGGTGGCGTGCAACACCGCGCGCTTCGTGCACGAGGGCATGCCGTTTGGCGGCTTCAAGGAGTCCGGTATCGGCCGCGAGGGCTCGAAGTACGGCATCGACGAGTACCTGGAGATGAAGTTCCTGTGCATGGGCGGCCTGTGA
- a CDS encoding oxidative damage protection protein has translation MARTVHCARLGEELEGLEKPPYPGELGKRIYENVSKQAWQEWLGHQTMLINEYRLTPVDPKARKFLEGEMEKFLLEGGAAVPPPDYRPPEE, from the coding sequence ATGGCGCGAACCGTCCACTGTGCCCGGCTCGGCGAAGAGCTGGAAGGGCTTGAGAAGCCGCCGTACCCGGGTGAACTCGGGAAGCGGATCTACGAAAACGTCTCCAAGCAGGCCTGGCAGGAGTGGCTGGGCCACCAGACCATGCTCATCAACGAGTACCGGCTGACCCCGGTAGACCCCAAGGCGCGCAAGTTTCTTGAAGGGGAGATGGAGAAATTCCTGCTCGAGGGTGGTGCCGCCGTGCCGCCGCCGGATTACCGACCGCCCGAGGAGTGA
- the mutY gene encoding A/G-specific adenine glycosylase: MVPEAAEAERFQAQLLAWYDHNGRHALPWKQPATPYRVWVSEIMLQQTQVSVVIPYFERFMERFPDVAALAAAPLDDVLAHWAGLGYYARARNLHRAAQRIVDDHGGAMPERIEEWEALPGVGRSTAGAILSLSMGQRHAILDGNVKRVLARYGAVPGWPGRTAVARELWAVAETLTPEARCADYNQAMMDLGATVCTRRNPACLLCPVSQGCRARAQGEQEAYPEPKPSKRLPVRQTRMLLIESDQGVLLQRRPPTGIWGGLWSFPECPVDADPVAHCRAELGITIDVPEVWSGFRHTFSHYHLDIEPVHARLTGSADRVMTGAEAVWYNEHSPLGRGVAAPVHRLLQHFHQGA, encoded by the coding sequence ATGGTGCCGGAGGCCGCCGAAGCGGAGCGCTTCCAGGCGCAGCTGTTGGCGTGGTACGACCACAATGGCCGCCACGCGCTGCCCTGGAAACAGCCTGCGACGCCTTACCGCGTGTGGGTGTCCGAGATCATGCTGCAGCAGACGCAGGTCAGCGTGGTCATCCCCTACTTCGAGCGGTTCATGGAACGGTTCCCGGACGTGGCAGCCCTGGCCGCCGCGCCCCTGGACGACGTGCTCGCACACTGGGCCGGCCTGGGATATTACGCCCGCGCCAGGAATCTCCATCGCGCGGCGCAGCGCATCGTCGACGACCACGGCGGCGCCATGCCGGAGCGCATCGAAGAGTGGGAAGCCCTGCCCGGGGTCGGGCGATCCACCGCCGGGGCGATCCTGTCCCTGTCCATGGGGCAGCGGCACGCCATCCTCGACGGCAACGTCAAACGCGTGCTGGCGCGCTATGGCGCCGTGCCCGGGTGGCCGGGGCGTACCGCCGTGGCGCGGGAGCTGTGGGCGGTGGCCGAGACGCTGACCCCCGAGGCGCGCTGTGCCGACTACAACCAGGCCATGATGGATCTCGGTGCCACCGTGTGCACCCGCCGCAACCCCGCCTGTCTGTTGTGCCCCGTGAGCCAGGGTTGTCGTGCCCGTGCCCAGGGCGAACAGGAGGCGTATCCCGAGCCCAAGCCCAGCAAACGCTTGCCCGTGCGGCAGACCCGCATGCTGCTTATCGAGTCGGATCAGGGCGTACTGCTGCAGCGACGGCCACCCACCGGCATCTGGGGCGGGCTGTGGAGTTTCCCGGAGTGCCCGGTTGATGCGGATCCCGTGGCGCACTGCCGTGCCGAACTGGGGATCACCATCGATGTCCCGGAGGTGTGGTCCGGGTTCCGGCACACGTTCAGCCATTACCACCTGGACATCGAACCGGTCCACGCCCGGCTCACGGGTTCAGCCGACCGCGTCATGACAGGTGCGGAGGCCGTCTGGTATAACGAGCACTCTCCGCTGGGGCGCGGTGTGGCCGCTCCGGTCCACCGGCTCTTGCAGCACTTTCACCAGGGAGCATGA